Proteins encoded together in one Mycobacterium noviomagense window:
- the purU gene encoding formyltetrahydrofolate deformylase has translation MSIRLNGEGHGSAAGERFAPAGGDVLPVKDIGRLLLRCADQPGLVAAVSSFLAQAGANIISLDQHSTEQTGGTFMQRTVFHLSGLTAARDALAREFAEHVAEKFDMEFSLTEAAKPKRVAIMASKEDHCLLDLLWRNQRGDLDMSVVMVIANHPDLADRVRPFGTPFIHTPAHKQIRAEAERRQLELLRGNVDLVVLARYMQILSPHFLEEVGCPVISIYHSFLPAFIGAAPYRLAKERGVQLVCATAHYVTQQLADGPIIEQDAVRVDHCHTVEDLARLGADVERVTLSRAVLWHCEDRVIRYDNKTVVL, from the coding sequence ATGTCCATCCGACTCAATGGCGAAGGCCACGGGTCCGCCGCCGGCGAAAGGTTTGCCCCCGCGGGCGGCGATGTGTTGCCGGTCAAGGACATCGGCCGGCTGTTGCTACGTTGCGCCGACCAACCCGGACTGGTGGCAGCGGTGAGCTCGTTCCTGGCTCAGGCAGGCGCAAACATCATTTCGTTGGACCAGCATTCGACCGAGCAGACCGGCGGAACATTCATGCAGCGCACGGTCTTTCACCTGTCCGGTTTGACGGCCGCGCGCGACGCTTTGGCTCGCGAATTCGCCGAACATGTGGCCGAGAAGTTCGATATGGAATTTTCGCTCACTGAGGCAGCCAAGCCCAAACGGGTCGCCATCATGGCCTCCAAGGAAGACCATTGTCTGCTGGACTTGTTGTGGCGCAACCAACGCGGTGACCTGGACATGTCGGTGGTGATGGTGATCGCCAACCATCCCGACCTGGCTGACCGGGTCCGCCCGTTCGGGACGCCGTTCATTCATACTCCCGCTCATAAGCAGATCCGCGCCGAGGCCGAACGACGCCAGCTTGAATTGTTGCGCGGCAATGTGGACCTCGTGGTGTTGGCGCGCTACATGCAGATCCTCAGCCCGCACTTCCTCGAAGAGGTCGGTTGTCCGGTGATCAGCATCTACCACTCCTTCCTTCCCGCGTTCATCGGCGCAGCCCCATACCGGCTGGCCAAGGAGCGCGGGGTCCAGCTCGTCTGCGCCACCGCTCACTACGTGACCCAACAGCTCGCTGACGGGCCGATTATCGAGCAGGACGCCGTCCGGGTAGATCACTGTCACACCGTCGAGGATCTGGCGCGCCTCGGCGCCGACGTCGAACGCGTCACGTTGTCCCGTGCGGTGCTGTGGCACTGCGAGGACCGCGTCATCCGATACGACAACAAGACCGTCGTCTTATGA